A genome region from Cerasicoccus sp. TK19100 includes the following:
- a CDS encoding type II secretion system F family protein: MPTFSYKGIDSAGATVNGVIEAADRKQALRKIRAGKVRPLEVKLGKGKPGRAAKAKPVKADAEEAESFTVSSSDKKSRRLFARNKPSRKQALPFFRKLYQLHKSGMPIGDAMQIMSARMGDPALKDLSGAVYRDLSEGRTLASSMRSMPEYFDPTMSFLIEAGEATGNVQPILENIIDHLERKAALQKEVQGAMAYPIMICLVALGVVALFLFYLLPRIQSMLDTMGGELNMAAKIMIGVADFALLQGPFIAVGLFIIALSIVQWRKTDKGRLTTDAWALKLPILSGLYYNADICRVSNILYVLLSNGVNTTESLRLAENTLQNKVLVAKYVAARTMINDGAPFSAAFRRYGLLPDLDQDILSIGENTGSLAPSFNEIYNTHAEELSKRLSILTKLIAGLALGFAFLLVFVLTLAIVMSILNMTQSIMAR; the protein is encoded by the coding sequence ATGCCGACCTTCAGCTACAAGGGAATCGATTCCGCCGGCGCCACCGTCAACGGCGTGATCGAAGCGGCGGACCGCAAGCAGGCCTTGCGCAAAATTCGCGCCGGGAAAGTGCGCCCGTTGGAGGTCAAGCTCGGCAAAGGCAAGCCCGGCCGCGCGGCCAAGGCAAAGCCCGTTAAGGCCGATGCAGAGGAGGCGGAAAGTTTCACCGTAAGCAGTAGCGATAAAAAGTCGCGCCGCCTCTTTGCACGCAACAAGCCAAGCCGTAAGCAGGCGCTCCCGTTCTTCCGCAAGCTTTACCAACTGCACAAAAGCGGCATGCCGATCGGCGACGCCATGCAGATCATGAGCGCGCGCATGGGCGATCCCGCGCTCAAGGATTTATCCGGTGCCGTTTACCGCGACTTGAGTGAAGGCCGCACGCTGGCGAGCTCCATGCGTAGCATGCCGGAATACTTCGACCCGACGATGTCCTTCCTGATTGAAGCCGGGGAGGCGACGGGTAACGTGCAGCCGATTCTGGAAAACATTATCGACCACTTGGAGCGCAAGGCTGCCCTGCAAAAAGAAGTGCAGGGTGCCATGGCTTATCCGATCATGATTTGCCTCGTCGCGCTTGGTGTGGTCGCGCTGTTTCTCTTTTACCTGTTGCCGCGCATCCAGAGCATGCTCGACACGATGGGGGGTGAGCTGAACATGGCCGCAAAGATCATGATCGGCGTTGCGGACTTCGCGCTCTTGCAGGGGCCGTTCATCGCGGTGGGCTTGTTCATCATCGCGCTCTCGATTGTGCAATGGCGCAAGACGGACAAAGGCCGCCTGACCACGGATGCCTGGGCGCTGAAGTTGCCGATTCTTTCCGGGCTCTACTACAATGCCGACATCTGCCGCGTCTCCAATATTCTCTACGTGCTCCTGTCCAACGGCGTAAACACCACGGAGAGCTTGCGCCTGGCGGAGAATACTTTGCAAAACAAAGTATTGGTGGCGAAGTATGTCGCCGCGCGCACGATGATCAACGACGGCGCACCGTTCTCCGCTGCGTTCCGGCGCTACGGCTTGTTGCCGGACTTGGATCAGGACATCCTCAGCATCGGGGAAAATACCGGCAGCCTCGCGCCGAGCTTTAATGAAATTTACAACACGCACGCCGAAGAATTATCGAAGCGCCTGAGCATCCTGACCAAGCTGATCGCAGGTCTTGCATTGGGCTTCGCGTTCCTGCTCGTGTTTGTGCTGACGCTGGCCATCGTCATGAGCATCCTGAACATGACGCAGAGCATCATGGCACGCTAA
- a CDS encoding amidase: MVTFQQWRESITANPAKAADEFLSSVAALPGNLQRAVFYWVPDRDALVESLTQAAVSEGLLAGLPFGLKDLFDVAGTPTTAGSGFLSEVRPAPGVTSPVVEKLRAQGAVMAVKVATVEFAYGMSGENVWFGDVPHPRLPQSLAGGSSNGSAFVVGRGLLPFSIGTDTSGSMRVPAAFCGLYSWRDVPETFGGAGVVPLAKSFDTPGWFANNAADLLTLNDAMLDNGGEISEPRVLDLSDYANEVDPDLQAADDVIFSKLCDAKSADAVALAREKFAECFQAYNILGSTEAYAVHAPWLDAFKERYDPVVWGRIDRGRNWTPAQLDWAKDKEAAVQRVFDQLFAEYDAIALPVTPIASPGKADMTEDFRMRLLSLNTPASLARCPALTIPVMLDDGRSGGIQVLFRNNRKETARTVLSRLDA; this comes from the coding sequence ATGGTGACATTCCAACAGTGGCGTGAATCAATTACGGCAAATCCGGCGAAAGCCGCCGATGAATTTCTGAGTTCGGTTGCGGCTCTGCCCGGCAACTTGCAGCGGGCCGTGTTTTATTGGGTGCCGGATCGCGATGCGTTGGTCGAGTCGCTAACGCAAGCGGCGGTCAGCGAGGGTTTGTTGGCTGGATTGCCCTTTGGCTTGAAGGATTTGTTCGACGTTGCGGGCACGCCGACAACGGCGGGCTCGGGCTTCCTTAGCGAAGTGCGCCCGGCACCAGGCGTCACTTCGCCCGTGGTGGAGAAGCTGCGGGCGCAGGGCGCGGTGATGGCCGTCAAAGTTGCGACGGTGGAGTTTGCCTACGGCATGTCGGGCGAGAATGTGTGGTTCGGCGATGTGCCGCATCCGCGCTTGCCGCAATCGCTGGCGGGTGGGTCGAGCAATGGCTCGGCGTTTGTCGTGGGGCGTGGCTTATTGCCGTTCAGTATCGGCACTGACACCAGTGGCTCGATGCGTGTGCCGGCTGCATTTTGCGGTTTGTATTCGTGGCGCGATGTGCCGGAAACATTCGGCGGTGCTGGCGTGGTTCCCTTGGCCAAGAGCTTTGATACACCCGGTTGGTTTGCGAACAACGCAGCCGATCTGCTCACGCTCAACGATGCTATGCTCGACAATGGCGGCGAGATCAGCGAGCCGCGCGTGCTGGATTTATCCGACTACGCGAACGAGGTCGACCCGGACTTACAGGCAGCGGATGACGTCATCTTCAGCAAACTTTGCGATGCAAAGTCAGCCGATGCCGTGGCGCTCGCACGTGAGAAGTTTGCGGAATGTTTTCAGGCGTATAACATCCTCGGTAGCACGGAGGCCTATGCGGTGCATGCGCCGTGGCTGGATGCCTTTAAAGAGCGCTACGATCCCGTGGTTTGGGGACGCATTGATCGCGGTCGTAACTGGACGCCCGCCCAACTTGACTGGGCCAAAGACAAAGAGGCCGCCGTGCAGCGCGTGTTCGATCAACTCTTTGCGGAGTATGATGCGATCGCCTTGCCGGTAACGCCCATCGCCTCTCCGGGCAAAGCGGACATGACGGAAGATTTCCGCATGCGCCTGCTCAGCCTAAACACCCCTGCCAGCCTCGCGCGTTGCCCGGCGTTGACTATCCCCGTCATGTTGGACGACGGTCGCAGCGGTGGCATCCAGGTGTTGTTTCGCAACAACCGCAAGGAAACCGCGCGCACCGTGCTGAGCCGATTGGACGCTTAG
- a CDS encoding glutamate--tRNA ligase, whose translation MNEPSEVRVRFAPSPTGFFHIGSARTALFNWLYARHTGGKFVLRIEDTDTARNTPEALAALLEGMRWLGLDWDEGPEKGGDYGPYFQSERQDIYAEYLQKLLDADRAYEKDGAVYFKLLGERYVEFDKYKDAEIEKVRTEPITVKDAIRGDVTRNVETDFVIRRSNGDYGFHFVNVVDDIAMNITHVIRGEDHLSNTARHVEIYQALGATPPVFAHIPLILKVDGKGKMSKRDEGSLIEEYVKRSFIPEAVRNFLCLLGWNPKDGQEVMPIAEIIERFDFDGIQKEGARFDEKKLAFINTEYLRALPVETFCWLAAPILTEAGVIDEHTQEDYLHAILAISQEKARDFEGLPELVGPLFKEDFTIDPEAHKRVFKKGEPLARLAELIPALEGVDPWDEQTIDNHILSLAEKMDQRKFDYFPIARLAISGQAGGPDLLALLRALGKDRALMRMRRFAEREAES comes from the coding sequence ATGAACGAGCCTAGCGAAGTCCGCGTCCGTTTCGCCCCCAGCCCAACTGGGTTTTTCCACATTGGCAGCGCCCGCACCGCGCTGTTCAACTGGCTATATGCGCGCCACACCGGCGGCAAATTCGTCCTGCGCATTGAGGACACCGACACCGCCCGCAACACGCCCGAGGCGCTCGCCGCGCTGCTCGAAGGCATGCGCTGGCTCGGCCTGGACTGGGACGAGGGCCCCGAAAAAGGCGGCGACTACGGCCCGTATTTCCAGAGCGAGCGCCAAGACATCTACGCCGAATATTTGCAAAAGCTCCTCGACGCCGACCGCGCCTACGAAAAAGACGGTGCCGTTTACTTTAAGCTCCTGGGCGAGCGCTACGTCGAGTTCGACAAATACAAGGACGCCGAGATCGAAAAAGTCCGCACCGAGCCGATCACCGTCAAGGACGCCATTCGCGGCGACGTGACCCGCAACGTCGAGACAGACTTCGTCATCCGCCGCTCCAATGGCGACTACGGCTTCCACTTTGTCAACGTGGTCGACGACATCGCGATGAACATCACCCATGTCATCCGCGGCGAAGACCACCTCTCGAACACCGCCCGCCACGTGGAAATTTATCAGGCGCTCGGCGCGACACCGCCCGTCTTTGCACACATCCCGCTGATCCTCAAAGTCGACGGTAAGGGCAAGATGTCCAAGCGCGACGAAGGCTCCCTGATCGAGGAATACGTCAAGCGCAGCTTCATCCCCGAGGCCGTACGCAACTTCCTCTGTCTGCTCGGCTGGAACCCGAAGGACGGCCAAGAAGTCATGCCCATCGCCGAGATCATTGAGCGCTTCGACTTCGACGGCATTCAAAAGGAAGGAGCCCGCTTCGACGAAAAGAAACTGGCCTTCATCAATACCGAGTATCTGCGCGCCCTGCCCGTGGAAACCTTCTGCTGGCTCGCCGCGCCGATCCTCACCGAAGCCGGCGTGATCGATGAGCACACGCAGGAAGATTACCTGCACGCCATCCTCGCGATCAGCCAAGAGAAAGCGCGCGACTTCGAGGGACTGCCCGAGCTCGTCGGCCCGCTCTTCAAGGAAGACTTCACCATCGACCCCGAAGCGCACAAACGCGTCTTCAAAAAGGGCGAGCCCCTGGCGCGGCTGGCGGAGCTGATCCCCGCCCTCGAAGGCGTGGACCCTTGGGACGAGCAAACGATCGACAACCACATCCTCTCCCTCGCCGAAAAGATGGACCAGCGCAAGTTCGACTACTTCCCGATCGCGCGCCTCGCCATCAGCGGCCAAGCCGGCGGCCCCGACCTGCTGGCCCTCCTCCGCGCCCTCGGCAAAGACCGTGCCCTGATGCGCATGCGCCGCTTCGCCGAAAGGGAAGCTGAAAGCTAA
- a CDS encoding DUF4136 domain-containing protein, whose product MKALHSLLILTFVALMGACTTVPKVQSQYDPQANFTDVKTFAVLPMPTQITGADPGAMVELAGPAKQAIISSLEAKGYTEAPEATADILVKMHGELLPRTQVIDTGYVPSYYGDPWLSTYPYGSQQIVRNYEQGTLAIEISKDTGGQRDLEWVGWTTTKRAPGAKINVDSVVSGIHEILADFPPEKK is encoded by the coding sequence ATGAAAGCGCTCCACTCCTTGTTAATTCTCACATTCGTTGCCCTGATGGGTGCCTGCACCACGGTGCCCAAGGTCCAGTCCCAATACGATCCGCAAGCCAACTTTACGGACGTCAAGACTTTCGCCGTGCTGCCCATGCCCACGCAGATCACGGGTGCCGATCCGGGCGCGATGGTCGAGCTCGCCGGTCCGGCCAAGCAGGCCATCATCAGCAGCCTTGAGGCCAAGGGCTACACCGAAGCCCCCGAAGCCACGGCAGACATCCTCGTCAAGATGCACGGCGAACTCCTCCCGCGCACGCAGGTCATCGACACCGGTTACGTGCCCAGCTACTACGGCGATCCGTGGCTAAGCACCTACCCCTACGGCTCACAGCAAATCGTGCGCAACTACGAGCAGGGCACGCTCGCTATCGAAATTTCCAAAGACACCGGCGGTCAACGCGACCTCGAGTGGGTCGGCTGGACTACCACCAAGCGCGCCCCCGGCGCGAAGATCAACGTGGATAGCGTCGTTTCTGGCATCCACGAGATCCTCGCCGACTTCCCGCCGGAGAAAAAGTAG
- a CDS encoding DUF6901 family protein, producing the protein MANTFPQYQVRLDDGRLIQLNSPERLSPEQWGKVKGLPEWTRLDYHQCKNCPLDEKRIERCPAAAAVAGLLENFTEVVSFQKVDLVIVRANGQYSIRGSAQMVVFALLVEFVSRAKCPYLFDPSADKGFFFLCLDVDQLLYRFFSSFLIQHHLLSSGEPDPNAVNWHRFQQYMGEIRIALEGLLDRIQAYCHEDANINALTGAISISKLLEEHWDDSLRLFKDMTFR; encoded by the coding sequence ATGGCTAACACATTTCCGCAATATCAGGTGCGCCTGGATGACGGGCGGCTGATCCAGCTCAACAGCCCGGAGCGTCTGAGCCCTGAGCAATGGGGAAAAGTCAAAGGCCTGCCCGAGTGGACGCGCCTCGATTACCACCAATGTAAGAACTGCCCGCTGGACGAAAAGCGCATTGAGCGCTGCCCAGCCGCTGCCGCCGTCGCCGGGCTCCTGGAGAACTTTACCGAGGTTGTGTCGTTTCAAAAGGTGGACCTCGTCATCGTGCGCGCCAACGGACAATACTCCATCCGTGGTTCGGCGCAGATGGTTGTCTTTGCCCTGCTGGTCGAGTTCGTCTCGCGCGCCAAGTGCCCCTACCTCTTCGACCCCAGCGCGGACAAAGGCTTCTTTTTCCTCTGCCTCGATGTCGACCAGCTGCTCTACCGGTTTTTCTCGAGCTTCCTGATCCAGCACCACCTGCTCAGCTCCGGCGAGCCCGACCCCAACGCCGTCAACTGGCATCGCTTTCAGCAATACATGGGCGAAATCCGCATCGCGCTGGAGGGCCTGCTCGACCGCATTCAAGCCTACTGCCATGAGGACGCCAACATCAACGCCCTCACCGGTGCCATCAGCATCAGCAAACTCCTCGAAGAACATTGGGACGACAGCCTGCGTCTTTTTAAGGACATGACGTTTCGCTAG
- a CDS encoding RluA family pseudouridine synthase produces the protein MSANRHYTTYPEFGPNADLLDPEELPTWVIENNDDVLAIDKPGWVVCHPSKNGPWSSLVGACREWTGLQTLHLIARLDRETSGVILLAKHKAAARKLQIAFQDRAVDKVYHAILEGEMTEDVSVDQRLAKDLESPVAAKVTVRRSNSSQRAITHFKPLVAQHGFTLAEVKLETGRKHQIRAHAEWLGHRVVGDKIYGPDSTLFLDFIEHGWTDRLQANLPMRRQALHCTELTFADGLTFRAPMAWDMQQFARERLQLTDLPASCV, from the coding sequence ATGAGCGCTAACCGCCACTACACCACCTATCCGGAATTCGGCCCGAATGCCGACCTGCTCGACCCCGAAGAGCTGCCCACGTGGGTCATTGAAAACAATGACGACGTGCTCGCCATCGACAAGCCGGGCTGGGTCGTCTGCCACCCGTCGAAGAACGGGCCGTGGTCGAGCCTCGTCGGTGCCTGCCGCGAGTGGACCGGCCTGCAGACGCTGCACCTCATCGCGCGGCTCGACCGCGAGACCAGCGGCGTCATCCTGCTGGCCAAGCACAAGGCCGCCGCGCGCAAGCTGCAAATCGCGTTTCAAGACCGCGCCGTCGACAAGGTTTATCACGCCATTTTGGAGGGCGAGATGACGGAGGACGTCAGCGTGGACCAGCGCCTCGCCAAAGACCTGGAGTCCCCCGTTGCGGCCAAGGTGACCGTGCGCCGCTCCAACTCCTCCCAGCGCGCCATCACGCATTTCAAGCCGCTGGTCGCGCAGCACGGCTTCACGCTGGCCGAGGTGAAGCTGGAGACCGGCCGCAAGCACCAGATCCGCGCTCACGCCGAGTGGCTGGGCCATCGCGTCGTCGGTGATAAGATTTACGGGCCCGATTCGACGCTGTTTCTCGACTTCATCGAGCACGGTTGGACGGACCGCCTACAGGCCAATCTGCCCATGCGCCGCCAGGCCCTGCACTGCACGGAACTTACCTTTGCCGATGGCCTGACCTTCCGCGCGCCCATGGCCTGGGACATGCAGCAATTCGCCCGCGAACGCCTGCAACTCACGGATTTGCCGGCGTCCTGCGTTTAA
- the mutS gene encoding DNA mismatch repair protein MutS, which produces MPPKKKAARETPMMQQYWRYRKEDPRVPADALLLFRLGDFYEMFHGDAEEGARLLGITLTQRGGYPMAGIPYHARDNYLPKLLNQGVKVAIVDQVETPKPGKLVERDLTRVLTPGTTLEEHQLDARRNHYLLALTSDRKGNFHAAWLDLSTGEFQVATEADPAQLMPVFHAIDPKEILLPENVSLKWAHDEKLRDWHEDFDYYCESRPVTVLPDFQFETDAGARSVLDSLGVLNLNGFGLDVSHPALGSAGALITYATDTLCAPPKNLHHIKEYHTKRALLLDPATLRNLEIFQSSQGGRTGSLIHAIDQTVTAAGGRLIEQWLAAPLLDLTELNRRQQAVADFHAEPTRCAALCDLLKGIRDIARILGRLQNRIRNPRELGGIRDTINAMPAIREELAAFAGSEVQALHRKVSSFDELREHLAQALADELPGNLADGGVIRDKFDEDLDYLRSLTRDSKTWLSNFEATERERTGIKSLKVKYNGAFGYFIEVTKANASQAPEDYIRKQTMKNAERFVTEELRVKEKEILHAEEKALAREESLFQDLVARILEDAAALEETAAALAQCDVFIGWAKLAREWDYCRPTLSEDDTLDIDQGRHPVVEQMIKADRLGLRGAHGFVPNDTLLTASEEQIVLLTGPNMAGKSTYIRQVALIALLAQVGSWVPAKRCHVGLVDRIFSRVGASDELARGNSTFMVEMNETANILNNATERSLIILDEIGRGTSTYDGLSIAWAVVEHLHGAGEKGPRTLFATHYHEITQLENTLPRLRNFSVSVKEWADEIRFLHTVIPGAADRSYGIQVARLAGLPATVITRAKAVLEELESEGNVLRETLREPNAPAPEPRQKPKRAPKPPAEDDDQLALF; this is translated from the coding sequence ATGCCCCCCAAGAAAAAAGCAGCTCGGGAGACCCCGATGATGCAGCAGTATTGGCGCTACCGGAAGGAAGACCCCCGGGTCCCCGCCGATGCGCTGTTGCTGTTTCGACTCGGCGATTTCTATGAGATGTTTCATGGCGACGCCGAGGAGGGCGCGCGGCTGCTGGGCATCACGCTCACCCAGCGTGGTGGTTACCCGATGGCGGGCATCCCCTACCACGCCCGCGACAACTACCTGCCCAAGCTGCTTAATCAGGGCGTCAAGGTAGCCATTGTCGACCAGGTGGAAACGCCCAAACCGGGCAAGCTCGTTGAGCGCGATTTAACGCGCGTGCTCACCCCCGGCACCACGCTGGAGGAGCACCAGCTCGACGCCCGGCGCAACCACTACCTGCTCGCGCTGACCAGCGACCGCAAGGGCAACTTCCACGCGGCTTGGCTCGACCTCTCTACCGGCGAATTCCAAGTCGCCACGGAGGCCGATCCCGCGCAGCTAATGCCGGTCTTTCACGCGATCGACCCCAAGGAAATCCTCCTCCCGGAAAACGTCTCCCTCAAGTGGGCGCACGATGAGAAACTCCGCGACTGGCACGAAGACTTCGACTACTACTGCGAGTCGCGGCCCGTCACGGTGCTGCCGGATTTTCAGTTTGAGACCGACGCCGGCGCGCGCTCCGTGCTGGATTCCCTCGGCGTGCTCAACCTCAACGGCTTCGGCCTCGACGTCTCCCACCCGGCCCTTGGCAGCGCGGGCGCGCTCATTACCTACGCGACGGACACCCTTTGCGCGCCGCCAAAGAACCTCCACCACATCAAGGAGTACCACACCAAACGCGCGCTGCTGCTCGACCCGGCCACGCTGCGCAACTTGGAGATTTTCCAAAGCTCGCAAGGCGGGCGCACCGGCTCGCTGATCCATGCCATCGACCAAACCGTCACCGCCGCGGGCGGACGTTTGATCGAGCAATGGCTGGCCGCGCCGCTGCTGGACCTCACCGAGCTCAACCGCCGCCAACAAGCCGTGGCCGACTTTCACGCCGAGCCCACGCGCTGCGCCGCGCTGTGCGATTTGCTCAAGGGCATCCGCGACATTGCGCGCATTCTCGGCCGTTTGCAGAACCGCATTCGCAACCCGCGCGAGCTGGGCGGCATTCGCGACACGATCAACGCGATGCCCGCGATCCGCGAAGAGCTGGCCGCATTTGCCGGCAGCGAGGTACAAGCTTTGCATCGCAAAGTAAGTTCGTTTGACGAACTGCGCGAACACCTGGCGCAAGCCCTCGCCGATGAGTTGCCCGGCAACCTCGCGGACGGCGGCGTGATCCGCGACAAGTTTGATGAAGACCTCGACTACCTGCGCAGCCTGACCCGCGACAGCAAGACGTGGCTCAGTAACTTTGAAGCAACCGAGCGCGAGCGCACCGGCATCAAAAGCCTCAAGGTGAAATACAACGGCGCGTTCGGCTACTTCATCGAAGTCACCAAGGCCAACGCCTCACAAGCGCCCGAAGACTACATCCGCAAGCAAACGATGAAGAACGCCGAGCGCTTCGTCACTGAAGAGCTGCGCGTGAAGGAGAAGGAAATTCTCCACGCCGAGGAGAAGGCGCTCGCCCGCGAAGAGTCGCTGTTTCAAGACCTCGTGGCGCGCATTCTGGAAGACGCCGCCGCGCTCGAAGAAACCGCTGCCGCCCTTGCCCAATGCGATGTGTTTATTGGCTGGGCCAAGCTCGCGCGCGAGTGGGACTACTGCCGCCCAACGCTCAGCGAAGACGACACGCTGGACATTGACCAAGGCCGCCACCCCGTCGTCGAGCAGATGATTAAGGCCGACCGCCTCGGCCTGCGCGGTGCCCATGGCTTCGTGCCGAACGACACCTTACTCACCGCGAGCGAGGAGCAAATCGTGCTGCTCACCGGCCCCAACATGGCGGGTAAGTCGACCTACATTCGCCAAGTCGCGTTGATCGCGCTGCTCGCGCAAGTCGGCAGCTGGGTCCCGGCCAAGCGTTGCCACGTGGGCCTCGTTGACCGCATCTTTTCCCGCGTGGGTGCCAGTGATGAGCTGGCCCGCGGCAACTCGACCTTCATGGTCGAAATGAACGAGACCGCGAACATCCTTAACAACGCCACCGAGCGCAGCCTGATCATCCTCGACGAAATCGGCCGCGGCACCTCGACCTACGATGGCCTCAGCATCGCCTGGGCCGTCGTCGAGCACCTGCATGGCGCTGGCGAGAAGGGACCGCGCACCTTGTTTGCCACGCACTACCACGAGATCACGCAGCTCGAAAACACTTTGCCACGTCTGCGGAATTTCAGCGTTTCGGTGAAGGAGTGGGCGGACGAAATTCGCTTCCTGCACACCGTCATCCCCGGCGCGGCGGACCGCTCTTACGGCATCCAGGTGGCGCGTCTGGCAGGCCTCCCGGCCACGGTCATCACCCGTGCCAAAGCCGTGCTGGAAGAGCTGGAGAGCGAGGGCAACGTCCTCCGCGAAACCCTGCGCGAGCCCAACGCCCCAGCCCCCGAACCCCGGCAAAAGCCCAAACGCGCCCCCAAGCCCCCCGCCGAAGACGACGACCAACTGGCGTTATTTTAA